One Pseudomonas abieticivorans genomic region harbors:
- a CDS encoding ABC transporter substrate-binding protein, with the protein MRLAILPLLFAPLLSPVLAHAAALTVCTEASPEGFDVVQYNSLTTTNASADVLMNRLVDFDAGKGKVIASLADSWDISADGLTYQFKLHPGVKFHQTDYFKPTRELNAQDVVFSFERMLDPANPWHKVAQSGFPHAQSMQLPSLIKKIDAPDPLTVRFTLNHADSTFLATLSMGFASIYSAEYADQLLKQGAQEKLNSQPIGTGPFIFSRFQKDAVVRYKANPDYFGGKPAVDPLIFAITTDANVRLQKLRRNECQIALSPKPLDIGTASQDPDLKVVKTPAFMTAFVALNSQHPPLDKPEVRQAINLAFDKQSYLKAVFEGTAVAANGVYPPNTWSYAKDLPGYAHDPEKARQLLAKAGLKDGFSTTIWTRPSGSLLNPNPSLGAQMLQADLAKVGIKAQIRVIEWGELIRRAKAGEHDLLFMGWAGDNGDPDNFLTPQFSCAAVQSGTNFARYCDKGLDQLISAGKAKSDQAERSKLYHQAQQQIQEQALWLPLAHPSAAVLTRSTVNGYEASPFGRQDFSKVTVGK; encoded by the coding sequence ATGCGTCTTGCGATTCTACCACTCTTGTTCGCCCCCCTGCTCAGCCCCGTGCTGGCCCATGCCGCGGCGCTGACGGTGTGCACCGAAGCCAGCCCCGAGGGCTTCGACGTGGTGCAGTACAACTCGCTGACCACCACCAACGCCTCGGCCGACGTGCTGATGAACCGGCTGGTCGATTTTGACGCAGGCAAAGGCAAAGTCATTGCCAGCCTTGCAGACAGCTGGGACATTTCGGCCGACGGCCTGACGTACCAGTTCAAGCTGCACCCGGGGGTCAAATTCCACCAGACCGACTATTTCAAGCCCACGCGCGAGCTGAACGCGCAGGACGTGGTGTTCAGCTTCGAGCGCATGCTTGACCCGGCCAATCCTTGGCACAAAGTGGCCCAAAGCGGCTTCCCCCATGCCCAGTCGATGCAACTGCCCAGCCTGATCAAAAAGATCGACGCTCCCGACCCGTTGACCGTGCGCTTTACCCTGAACCATGCCGACTCGACGTTCCTGGCCACCCTGAGCATGGGTTTCGCCTCGATCTATTCGGCCGAGTACGCCGACCAACTGCTCAAGCAAGGCGCCCAGGAAAAACTCAACAGCCAGCCGATCGGCACCGGGCCGTTCATTTTCAGCCGGTTCCAGAAAGATGCCGTGGTGCGCTACAAGGCCAACCCGGACTACTTTGGCGGCAAGCCCGCAGTCGACCCACTGATTTTCGCGATCACCACTGACGCCAACGTGCGCCTGCAGAAGCTGCGCCGCAACGAATGCCAGATCGCTCTGTCGCCCAAACCCTTGGACATCGGCACCGCCAGCCAGGACCCTGACCTGAAGGTGGTCAAGACGCCGGCGTTCATGACCGCCTTTGTCGCCCTCAATAGCCAGCACCCACCGCTGGACAAGCCTGAAGTGCGCCAGGCCATCAACCTGGCATTCGACAAGCAGAGCTACCTCAAGGCCGTGTTCGAGGGCACGGCGGTCGCGGCCAATGGCGTTTACCCACCCAATACCTGGAGCTACGCCAAGGACCTGCCCGGCTACGCCCATGACCCGGAAAAAGCCCGCCAACTGCTGGCCAAGGCCGGCCTCAAGGATGGTTTCAGCACCACCATCTGGACGCGCCCGTCCGGCAGCCTGCTGAACCCCAACCCCAGCCTGGGCGCGCAGATGCTGCAAGCGGACCTGGCCAAGGTTGGCATCAAGGCCCAGATCCGCGTCATCGAATGGGGCGAATTGATCCGCCGCGCCAAAGCCGGCGAACATGACTTGCTGTTCATGGGCTGGGCCGGCGACAACGGCGACCCGGACAACTTCCTCACCCCGCAGTTTTCCTGCGCCGCCGTGCAGTCAGGTACTAACTTCGCCCGCTATTGCGACAAAGGCCTGGATCAGTTGATCAGCGCAGGCAAGGCCAAGAGCGACCAGGCCGAGCGCAGCAAGCTTTACCACCAAGCCCAGCAGCAGATCCAGGAACAGGCCCTGTGGCTGCCGCTGGCGCACCCCAGCGCTGCGGTATTGACCCGCAGCACCGTCAATGGCTACGAGGCCAGCCCCTTTGGCCGCCAGGACTTCTCGAAGGTGACGGTCGGGAAATAG
- the radC gene encoding RadC family protein, which produces MSIRDWPAAERPREKLLAWGASVLSDAELLAIFLRTGVQGKSAVDLARHLLHQFGSLRALLESDQQTFSAELGLGPAKFAQLQAVMEMGRRHLAERMQGESALESPEAVRSYLKSMLRHEDHEVFGCLFLDSKHRPLGFEALFRGSIDSAAIYPRQVIKRALANNAAALILAHNHPSGHNEPSQADFVLTKRLKEALAYVDVRVLDHFIIGEGDPLSMKEYGWG; this is translated from the coding sequence ATGAGTATTCGAGACTGGCCCGCGGCGGAGCGTCCGCGGGAGAAGCTGTTGGCGTGGGGGGCGAGCGTTCTTTCGGACGCCGAGTTGCTGGCGATCTTCCTGCGCACCGGCGTGCAGGGGAAAAGCGCCGTGGACCTTGCCAGACACCTGCTGCATCAATTCGGCAGCCTGCGCGCTTTACTTGAATCCGACCAGCAAACGTTCAGTGCAGAGTTGGGTTTGGGCCCGGCGAAATTTGCGCAGTTACAAGCCGTCATGGAAATGGGCCGCCGGCACCTGGCCGAGCGCATGCAGGGCGAATCCGCCCTGGAAAGCCCGGAGGCCGTGCGCTCCTACCTGAAGTCCATGTTGCGCCACGAAGATCACGAAGTGTTCGGCTGCCTGTTTCTGGATTCCAAGCATCGTCCGCTGGGCTTCGAAGCGCTGTTCAGGGGGTCGATCGACAGTGCCGCGATCTATCCACGCCAAGTGATCAAGCGTGCCTTGGCCAACAACGCGGCGGCGCTGATCCTGGCCCACAACCATCCATCAGGGCACAACGAACCCAGCCAGGCCGACTTCGTGCTGACCAAGCGCCTCAAGGAGGCGCTGGCCTACGTGGATGTGCGGGTGCTGGACCATTTCATCATCGGAGAGGGTGACCCATTGTCGATGAAGGAGTATGGCTGGGGGTAA
- the coaBC gene encoding bifunctional phosphopantothenoylcysteine decarboxylase/phosphopantothenate--cysteine ligase CoaBC has protein sequence MQRLYRKRIVLGVGGGIAAYKSAELVRRLIDQGAEVRVVMTRGGSEFITPLTLQALSGHPVHLDLLDPAAEAAMGHIELAKWADLVLIAPATADLIARLAQGLANDLLTTLVLATDATVALAPAMNQAMWRDPATQANLQVLQSRDFRVFGPASGSQACGDVGLGRMLEATELAQCAADCFQRQALTGKHVVITAGPTQENIDPVRYITNHSSGKMGFALAEAAVEAGARVTLITGPVHLPTPDRVNRIDVVSARDMLAACEAAIPCDVFIASAAVADYRPEVVAPQKLKKDPTTGDGLLLQMVRNPDILATIATRPDRPFSVGFAAETEHLLDYAARKLKSKNLDMIVANDVANPSIGFNSEENACSVIDRELNVTLFAQTSKGKIARQLITFIAQRLDQV, from the coding sequence ATGCAGCGGCTGTATCGGAAACGCATCGTTCTGGGCGTGGGCGGCGGCATTGCCGCCTACAAAAGCGCCGAGCTGGTTCGCCGACTTATCGACCAGGGCGCCGAAGTGCGCGTGGTCATGACCCGTGGTGGCAGCGAGTTCATCACGCCGCTGACCCTGCAGGCACTGTCCGGCCACCCCGTGCACCTGGACCTGCTGGACCCGGCTGCCGAGGCCGCGATGGGCCATATCGAGCTGGCCAAGTGGGCCGACCTGGTGCTGATCGCGCCCGCCACGGCCGACTTGATCGCGCGCCTGGCCCAAGGCCTTGCCAACGACCTGCTGACCACCCTGGTACTGGCCACCGACGCCACCGTGGCCCTGGCCCCGGCAATGAACCAGGCCATGTGGCGTGACCCGGCCACCCAGGCCAACCTGCAAGTGCTGCAAAGCCGCGACTTTCGCGTGTTCGGCCCCGCTTCCGGGAGCCAGGCGTGCGGCGACGTCGGCCTGGGCCGCATGCTCGAAGCCACCGAGCTTGCGCAGTGCGCCGCCGATTGCTTCCAGCGCCAGGCGCTGACCGGTAAGCACGTGGTGATTACCGCAGGCCCTACCCAGGAAAACATCGACCCGGTGCGCTACATCACCAACCACAGCTCCGGCAAGATGGGCTTCGCCCTGGCCGAAGCGGCGGTGGAAGCCGGTGCCCGCGTAACCCTGATTACCGGCCCCGTGCACTTGCCCACCCCGGATCGCGTCAACCGCATCGACGTGGTCAGCGCCCGTGACATGCTCGCCGCCTGCGAGGCGGCGATCCCCTGTGACGTGTTCATCGCTTCGGCTGCGGTCGCCGACTACCGCCCGGAAGTCGTGGCCCCGCAAAAACTCAAGAAAGACCCTACCACCGGCGACGGCCTGCTGCTGCAGATGGTGCGCAACCCGGACATCCTGGCGACCATCGCCACTCGTCCGGACCGCCCGTTCAGCGTGGGTTTTGCCGCCGAGACCGAGCATTTGCTCGACTACGCTGCACGCAAACTGAAGAGCAAGAACCTCGACATGATCGTCGCCAACGACGTGGCCAATCCCAGCATTGGCTTCAACAGCGAAGAAAATGCCTGCAGCGTGATTGACCGGGAGTTGAACGTGACTCTCTTCGCCCAGACCAGCAAAGGCAAGATTGCCCGCCAGCTGATCACTTTTATCGCCCAACGGCTCGACCAGGTTTAA
- the dut gene encoding dUTP diphosphatase, giving the protein MHALQAKILDPRIGNEFPLPQYATPGSAGLDLRAMLKQDTVLEPGQTLLIPTGLSIYIGDPGLAAMILPRSGLGHKHGIVLGNLVGLIDSDYQGELMVSCWNRGQNAFNIAVGERIAQLVLVPVVQAHFELVETFDESQRGAGGFGHSGSH; this is encoded by the coding sequence ATGCACGCTTTGCAAGCCAAGATTCTCGACCCTCGCATCGGCAATGAATTCCCACTGCCGCAATACGCCACGCCTGGCTCCGCCGGCCTCGACCTGCGCGCCATGCTCAAGCAAGACACCGTGCTGGAGCCGGGCCAGACCCTACTGATTCCTACCGGCCTGTCGATATACATTGGCGACCCTGGCTTGGCGGCAATGATCCTGCCGCGCTCCGGCCTGGGCCACAAACACGGCATCGTGCTGGGCAACCTGGTCGGCTTGATCGACTCGGATTACCAGGGTGAACTGATGGTGTCCTGCTGGAACCGTGGCCAAAACGCGTTCAACATCGCGGTAGGCGAGCGCATTGCGCAATTGGTGCTGGTACCGGTGGTGCAAGCCCATTTCGAGCTGGTCGAGACGTTCGACGAAAGCCAACGCGGTGCAGGCGGTTTCGGCCACTCCGGCAGTCATTGA
- the algC gene encoding phosphomannomutase/phosphoglucomutase: MNSPAQVAPKFPDSIFRAYDIRGVVGKDLTAETAYWIGRAIGTQSLAQGEPNVSVGRDGRLSGPMLVQQLIQGLADSGCQVSDVGLVPTPALYYAANVLAGKSGVMLTGSHNPPDYNGFKIVIAGDTLANEQIQALHDRLKTNDLSSGKGSIEKVEILDRYFKQIRDDIVLAKKLKVVVDCGNGAAGVIAPQLIEALGCEVIPLFCDVDGNFPNHHPDPGKPENLVDLIAKVKETNADLGLAFDGDGDRVGVVTNKGTIVFPDRLLMLFAKDVVSRNPGADIIFDVKCTRRLTPLITSYGGRPVMWKTGHSLIKKQMKVSGALLAGEMSGHIFFKERWFGFDDGIYSAARLLEILSQEKTTAEELFDAFPNDISTPEINIHVTDENKFSIIDALQSDAQWGEANLTTIDGVRVDYPKGWGLVRASNTTPVLVLRFEADDQAELERIQEVFRAQLKAVAPDLQLPF, translated from the coding sequence ATGAATAGCCCAGCGCAAGTGGCACCCAAATTCCCTGACAGCATCTTCCGTGCATACGACATCCGTGGCGTGGTCGGCAAAGACCTGACGGCCGAGACTGCCTACTGGATCGGCCGTGCCATTGGCACACAAAGCCTGGCCCAGGGCGAGCCGAACGTATCGGTTGGTCGCGACGGCCGCCTGTCTGGCCCGATGCTGGTACAGCAATTGATCCAAGGCCTGGCCGACAGTGGCTGCCAGGTCAGCGACGTGGGCCTGGTACCGACCCCGGCGCTGTACTACGCCGCCAATGTGCTGGCTGGCAAATCCGGTGTCATGCTCACTGGTAGCCACAACCCGCCTGACTACAACGGTTTCAAGATCGTGATCGCCGGCGACACCCTCGCCAACGAGCAGATCCAGGCCCTGCATGACCGCCTGAAAACCAACGACCTGAGCAGCGGCAAGGGCAGCATCGAGAAGGTCGAGATCCTGGACCGCTACTTCAAGCAGATCCGCGACGATATCGTGCTGGCCAAGAAGCTCAAGGTGGTGGTGGACTGCGGCAACGGCGCCGCCGGCGTGATTGCACCGCAACTGATCGAGGCCCTGGGCTGCGAAGTGATCCCGCTGTTCTGCGACGTGGACGGCAACTTCCCCAACCACCACCCGGATCCGGGCAAGCCTGAAAACCTGGTCGACCTGATTGCCAAGGTCAAGGAAACCAATGCCGACCTGGGCCTGGCCTTCGATGGCGACGGCGACCGCGTCGGCGTGGTGACCAATAAGGGCACCATCGTGTTCCCGGACCGCCTGCTGATGTTGTTTGCCAAGGACGTGGTGTCGCGCAACCCTGGCGCCGACATCATCTTCGACGTCAAATGCACCCGCCGCCTCACCCCGCTGATCACCAGCTACGGTGGCCGCCCGGTGATGTGGAAAACCGGCCACTCGCTGATCAAAAAACAGATGAAAGTCAGCGGCGCGCTGCTGGCCGGTGAAATGAGCGGGCACATCTTCTTCAAGGAGCGCTGGTTCGGCTTTGATGACGGCATCTACAGCGCCGCACGCCTGCTGGAGATCCTCAGCCAAGAGAAAACCACCGCCGAAGAGCTGTTCGACGCCTTCCCGAATGATATTTCTACGCCGGAAATCAATATACATGTGACCGACGAGAATAAATTCAGCATCATTGACGCGCTGCAAAGCGACGCACAGTGGGGCGAAGCCAACCTGACCACCATCGACGGTGTGCGGGTCGACTACCCCAAGGGTTGGGGCCTGGTTCGCGCCTCCAACACGACCCCTGTGCTGGTACTGCGTTTCGAAGCCGACGATCAGGCCGAGCTCGAACGCATCCAGGAAGTGTTCCGCGCCCAGCTCAAAGCCGTTGCCCCTGACCTCCAACTACCGTTCTGA
- the argB gene encoding acetylglutamate kinase encodes MTLERDAATNTAKVLSEALPYIRRFVGKTLVIKYGGNAMESEELKTGFARDIVLMKAVGINPVVVHGGGPQIGDLLKRLSIESHFIDGMRVTDAATMDVVEMVLGGQVNKDIVNLINRHGGSAIGLTGKDAELIRAKKLTVSRQTPEMTKPEIIDIGHVGEVVGVNTDLLNMLVKGDFIPVIAPIGVGPEGESYNINADLVAGKVAEALKAEKLILLTNISGLMNKEGEVLTGLNTEQVNGLIADGTIYGGMLPKIRCALEAVQGGVNSSHIIDGRVPNAVLLEIFTDIGMGTMISNRKRH; translated from the coding sequence ATGACCCTCGAACGCGATGCCGCCACCAACACCGCCAAGGTTTTGTCCGAAGCGCTGCCTTACATCCGCCGCTTTGTCGGCAAGACGCTGGTGATCAAATACGGCGGCAACGCTATGGAGAGCGAAGAGCTGAAAACCGGCTTCGCTCGCGACATCGTGCTGATGAAGGCCGTGGGCATCAACCCGGTGGTCGTGCACGGCGGCGGCCCACAGATTGGTGATCTGCTCAAGCGCCTGTCCATCGAAAGCCACTTCATCGATGGCATGCGCGTGACCGATGCGGCGACCATGGACGTGGTTGAAATGGTGCTCGGCGGCCAGGTAAACAAGGACATCGTCAACCTGATCAACCGCCATGGCGGCAGCGCCATCGGCCTGACCGGCAAGGACGCGGAACTGATCCGCGCGAAAAAGCTGACGGTATCCCGCCAGACGCCGGAAATGACCAAGCCGGAAATCATCGACATCGGCCACGTGGGCGAAGTGGTCGGGGTTAACACCGACCTGCTTAACATGCTGGTGAAGGGCGATTTCATCCCGGTGATCGCGCCAATTGGCGTGGGCCCTGAAGGCGAGTCCTACAACATCAACGCCGATCTGGTTGCCGGTAAAGTGGCCGAGGCCCTGAAGGCCGAGAAATTGATCCTGCTGACCAATATCTCCGGCCTGATGAACAAGGAAGGCGAAGTACTGACCGGCTTGAACACCGAGCAGGTCAACGGCCTGATCGCCGACGGCACCATCTACGGCGGCATGCTGCCCAAGATTCGTTGTGCGCTGGAGGCGGTGCAAGGCGGCGTCAACAGCTCGCACATCATCGACGGCCGCGTACCCAACGCCGTATTGCTGGAGATCTTCACCGATATCGGCATGGGCACCATGATCAGCAATCGCAAGCGTCACTGA
- a CDS encoding DUF4124 domain-containing protein, with the protein MRKGWRLLWLTWGCLASLPSMAADTPGFVLYRYIDSRGVTVLDRQGVPPDVVAKGYQVLNQQGRVIQTVPPAPSADEVRAQIKARDQAIADAQLLRQYSSLDDLDRARARKLAEVDGMIAVANGNLQTLQAQQDAVQAQAADQERNGRQVPQVLLDQVARLREERARVMAKIADCQASRPQVEQAFAEDRARLAQVLSRPPGAD; encoded by the coding sequence ATGCGTAAAGGCTGGCGGCTGCTGTGGTTGACGTGGGGGTGCCTGGCATCCTTGCCGTCGATGGCTGCCGACACGCCTGGTTTCGTGCTGTATCGCTATATCGACAGCCGTGGCGTCACCGTGCTCGACCGCCAAGGCGTGCCGCCCGATGTGGTCGCCAAGGGTTACCAGGTACTCAACCAGCAGGGGCGGGTCATCCAGACCGTGCCCCCGGCGCCGAGTGCCGATGAGGTGCGCGCGCAGATCAAGGCGCGCGACCAGGCGATAGCCGATGCCCAGTTGTTGCGCCAATACTCAAGCCTTGATGACCTGGACCGGGCCCGTGCGCGCAAGTTGGCCGAGGTCGACGGCATGATTGCCGTGGCCAACGGCAACCTGCAAACCTTGCAGGCACAGCAGGATGCCGTGCAGGCTCAGGCTGCCGACCAGGAGCGTAACGGCCGGCAAGTGCCTCAGGTACTGTTGGACCAGGTGGCCAGGTTGCGTGAAGAGCGTGCCCGAGTGATGGCAAAAATTGCCGATTGCCAAGCCTCCCGGCCGCAGGTCGAGCAGGCGTTCGCCGAGGATCGCGCACGGTTGGCGCAAGTATTGAGCAGGCCACCAGGCGCGGATTGA
- the pyrE gene encoding orotate phosphoribosyltransferase — protein sequence MHAYQRDFIRFAIDRGVLRFGEFTLKSGRTSPYFFNAGLFSSGAALAQLGKYYAAAVVESGIAFDVLFGPAYKGIPLAAATAVALAEHHGIDIPWCFNRKEAKDHGEGGSLVGAPLTGDILIIDDVITAGTAIREVMQIITAQNAKAAGVLIALNRQERGNGELSAIQEVERDFAIPVVSIVSLDQVLEFLADDASLKQHLPAVQAYRAQYGI from the coding sequence ATGCACGCCTATCAGCGCGACTTCATTCGTTTTGCCATCGACCGCGGCGTTCTGCGTTTCGGTGAATTCACCCTGAAATCCGGGCGCACCAGTCCTTATTTCTTCAATGCCGGCCTGTTCAGCAGCGGTGCCGCCCTGGCCCAGTTGGGCAAGTACTACGCGGCAGCCGTGGTCGAGAGCGGCATCGCCTTCGACGTGCTGTTTGGCCCAGCCTACAAGGGCATCCCCTTGGCGGCAGCCACTGCTGTGGCCTTGGCCGAGCACCATGGCATCGATATCCCTTGGTGTTTCAACCGCAAGGAGGCCAAGGATCACGGTGAAGGCGGCAGCCTGGTAGGTGCGCCACTGACCGGCGATATCCTGATCATCGACGACGTAATCACCGCAGGCACGGCGATTCGCGAAGTGATGCAGATCATCACTGCCCAGAACGCCAAGGCGGCGGGCGTGCTGATCGCCTTGAATCGCCAGGAACGTGGCAACGGCGAGCTGTCGGCCATCCAGGAAGTGGAGCGCGACTTCGCCATTCCTGTGGTCAGCATCGTTTCGCTGGACCAGGTGCTGGAGTTCCTGGCCGATGACGCCTCGCTCAAGCAGCACCTCCCGGCCGTTCAGGCTTACCGCGCCCAGTACGGTATCTGA
- a CDS encoding exodeoxyribonuclease III, whose amino-acid sequence MRIISVNVNGIHAAVERGLLSWLQAQNADVICLQDTRASAFELDDPAFQLDGYFLYACDAEVPAQGGVALYSRLQPKAVISGLGFETADRYGRYLQADFDKLSIATLLLPSGQNGDEDLNQKFKLMDDFAKYLDKQRRKRREYIYCGSLYVAQQKLDIKNWRDSQQSPGFLAPERAWMDEIVGNMGYVDALREVSREGDQYSWWPDNEQAEMLNLGWRFDYQLLTPGLRRFVRSARLPRQPRFSQHAPLIVDYDWTLTI is encoded by the coding sequence ATGCGGATCATCAGTGTGAACGTTAATGGTATTCATGCGGCAGTCGAACGAGGTCTCCTCAGTTGGCTGCAAGCACAGAATGCCGACGTCATCTGCCTGCAGGATACTCGTGCCTCCGCCTTTGAACTGGACGACCCAGCCTTCCAATTGGATGGCTACTTCCTTTATGCATGCGATGCCGAAGTTCCCGCCCAAGGTGGCGTGGCACTTTACTCGCGCTTGCAACCCAAGGCGGTAATCAGCGGCCTCGGCTTCGAGACAGCCGACCGCTACGGGCGCTACCTGCAAGCAGATTTCGACAAATTGAGCATCGCCACCTTGCTGCTCCCCTCGGGGCAGAACGGCGATGAAGACTTGAATCAGAAATTCAAGTTGATGGACGACTTCGCCAAGTACTTGGACAAGCAGCGCCGCAAGCGTCGCGAATACATCTACTGCGGCTCGCTGTACGTCGCCCAGCAAAAGCTGGACATCAAGAACTGGCGCGACAGCCAGCAGTCTCCAGGCTTCCTGGCGCCGGAACGCGCCTGGATGGACGAGATCGTTGGCAACATGGGCTATGTCGATGCCTTGCGCGAAGTCAGCCGTGAAGGCGACCAGTACAGCTGGTGGCCCGACAACGAGCAGGCCGAGATGCTCAACCTGGGCTGGCGGTTCGACTATCAGCTGCTGACCCCAGGCCTGCGCCGCTTCGTTCGCAGCGCGCGCCTGCCGCGCCAGCCGCGGTTCTCCCAGCATGCGCCACTGATCGTGGACTATGACTGGACCTTGACCATCTAA
- the rph gene encoding ribonuclease PH, translating to MKRPSGRAADQLRSIRITRNYTKHAEGSVLVEFGDTKVICTVSVENGVPRFLKGQGQGWLTAEYGMLPRATGERNQREASRGKQGGRTLEIQRLIGRSLRAALDMSKLGDVTLYVDCDVIQADGGTRTASITGAMVALVDALKVIKKRGGLKGGDPLKHMISAVSVGMYQGEPVLDLDYLEDSAAETDLNVVMTSAGGFIEVQGTAEGAPFQPAELNAMLALAQKGMTDLFELQTAALAD from the coding sequence ATGAAACGTCCAAGTGGTCGCGCTGCCGATCAGCTCCGCTCGATCCGCATCACCCGCAACTACACCAAGCATGCCGAGGGGTCTGTACTGGTCGAGTTCGGTGACACCAAGGTCATTTGCACGGTCAGCGTCGAAAACGGCGTGCCGCGCTTCCTCAAAGGCCAGGGCCAAGGTTGGTTGACCGCCGAATACGGCATGCTGCCGCGCGCTACCGGCGAGCGTAACCAGCGTGAAGCCAGCCGTGGCAAGCAAGGCGGCCGTACCCTGGAAATCCAGCGCTTGATCGGTCGCTCGCTGCGCGCAGCCCTGGACATGTCCAAGCTGGGCGACGTTACCCTGTACGTCGATTGCGACGTGATCCAGGCTGACGGCGGCACCCGCACCGCGTCCATTACCGGCGCGATGGTGGCCTTGGTCGACGCTTTGAAAGTGATCAAGAAACGTGGCGGCCTGAAAGGTGGCGACCCGCTCAAGCACATGATCAGCGCTGTGTCGGTGGGCATGTACCAGGGCGAGCCGGTACTGGACCTGGACTACCTGGAAGACTCGGCCGCCGAGACCGACCTGAACGTGGTGATGACCAGCGCCGGTGGTTTCATCGAGGTGCAGGGCACCGCCGAGGGCGCGCCGTTCCAGCCTGCAGAGCTGAACGCCATGCTGGCGTTGGCACAGAAGGGCATGACCGATCTGTTTGAGCTGCAAACGGCGGCGTTGGCTGACTAA
- a CDS encoding YicC/YloC family endoribonuclease, with product MVHSMTAFARVERAVALGTLSWELRSVNHRYLEPHLRLPEAFRDLEGAVREALRQGISRGKVECTLRFNEESTGKPLQVDRERAAQLVAAAETVASLIKQPAALNPLEVLAWPGVLVADAADPQALNLEATSLFAEALNELKAGRDREGMELAKLINDRLDAMTTEVAMLRTMVPHMLATQRQKILDRFADMQAELDPQRLEQELVLLAQKSDVAEELDRLSTHVTEVRRVLKAGGAAGRRLDFLMQELNREANTLGSKAFDPRSTQAAVNLKVLIEQMREQVQNIE from the coding sequence ATGGTGCATAGCATGACTGCCTTCGCCCGCGTCGAGCGGGCCGTTGCCCTGGGTACCCTCAGTTGGGAGCTGCGCTCGGTAAACCACCGCTACCTTGAACCGCACCTGCGTTTGCCCGAGGCGTTCCGCGACCTCGAAGGCGCCGTGCGCGAGGCCCTGCGCCAGGGCATTTCGCGCGGCAAGGTCGAGTGCACCCTGCGTTTCAACGAAGAAAGCACCGGCAAACCGCTGCAGGTCGACCGCGAGCGTGCCGCGCAACTGGTGGCCGCCGCCGAGACCGTGGCCAGCCTGATCAAGCAACCAGCGGCCCTCAACCCACTGGAAGTACTGGCCTGGCCCGGCGTACTGGTAGCCGACGCCGCCGACCCGCAGGCGTTGAACCTGGAAGCCACCTCGCTGTTTGCCGAAGCACTCAACGAACTCAAGGCCGGCCGTGACCGCGAAGGCATGGAGCTGGCCAAACTGATCAACGACCGCCTGGACGCCATGACCACCGAAGTGGCGATGCTGCGCACCATGGTGCCGCACATGCTGGCCACCCAACGGCAGAAAATCCTCGACCGCTTCGCCGACATGCAGGCCGAACTCGACCCCCAGCGCCTGGAGCAAGAATTGGTGTTGCTGGCGCAAAAAAGCGATGTCGCCGAAGAACTCGACCGCCTCAGCACCCACGTCACCGAAGTGCGACGCGTGCTCAAGGCCGGCGGCGCGGCAGGCCGGCGCCTGGACTTCCTGATGCAGGAACTCAACCGAGAAGCGAATACACTAGGCTCCAAGGCCTTCGACCCGCGCAGCACCCAGGCTGCGGTCAACCTCAAGGTGTTGATCGAGCAGATGCGTGAACAAGTGCAGAATATTGAGTAA
- the gmk gene encoding guanylate kinase gives MTHSTGTLYIVSAPSGAGKTSLVKALIDAQPSIRVSVSHTTRAMRPGEVNGVNYHFVDRAEFVRMIEHGDFLEQAEVFGNLYGTSQSTLQQTLDEGHDLILEIDWQGAEQVRKLMPEARSIFILPPTQQALRQRLTNRGQDSDEIIEGRMREAVSEMSHYVEYDFLVINDDFASALEDLKAIFRANRLLQKPQQQRFTELLSQLLA, from the coding sequence ATGACCCACAGCACCGGCACCCTTTATATCGTCTCCGCCCCTTCGGGCGCAGGCAAGACCAGCCTGGTAAAGGCCCTGATCGACGCACAGCCGAGCATTCGCGTCTCGGTTTCGCACACCACCCGCGCCATGCGCCCGGGCGAAGTCAACGGGGTGAACTACCACTTCGTCGACCGTGCCGAATTCGTGCGCATGATCGAGCATGGCGATTTCCTGGAGCAGGCCGAAGTGTTCGGCAACCTCTATGGCACCTCGCAAAGCACCCTGCAACAAACCCTGGACGAAGGCCACGACCTGATCCTGGAAATCGACTGGCAGGGCGCCGAGCAAGTGCGCAAATTGATGCCCGAGGCCCGTTCGATCTTCATTCTGCCGCCGACCCAACAGGCCTTGCGCCAGCGCCTGACCAACCGTGGCCAGGACAGCGACGAGATCATCGAGGGGCGCATGCGCGAAGCCGTCAGCGAAATGAGCCACTACGTGGAATATGATTTCCTGGTGATCAACGATGACTTCGCCTCGGCACTGGAAGACCTGAAGGCGATTTTCCGCGCCAACCGCCTGCTGCAAAAGCCTCAGCAACAGCGTTTTACTGAATTGCTGAGCCAATTACTGGCGTGA